One region of Camelina sativa cultivar DH55 chromosome 6, Cs, whole genome shotgun sequence genomic DNA includes:
- the LOC104792828 gene encoding uncharacterized protein LOC104792828, whose amino-acid sequence MDENSPPANMLGICFPNAFPSPLESGYYLFRPFSFTSPEEDAISWMNLILTVSGTLEDDKCSETTDQSAIWFCSICQDLFGDGKDLRGQGFDTFTSHLSSEGHVVTRTEYLPFEDHLPLPRFRDEDENPPTIVRWQPEKATPEEAEAVTSVFWDINLFPLPPGFDARLVRPSINRLLESHGYSAPPIIYAVGLLTNVHDDILQALSSARITLYYAPHGSTDIKSLMSRWISTNPPPANILGICDPRGFPLPPSGYNIFRPFSYSSPKQDSVLWGSSLLAADSGALEEDTCSETDDSASWYCLICNHIGGQGFKSFTRHVSSRSHSENRSHQGKSSKKRRT is encoded by the exons ATGGATGAGAATTCACCTCCAGCTAATATGTTGGGGATATGCTTTCCGAATGCCTTCCCTTCACCACTTGAAAGTGGATACTACCTATTCAGGCCGTTTTCATTTACTTCTCCTGAAGAAGACGCCATCAGCTGGATGAACTTAATTCTGACAG TGTCAGGGACACTTGAGGATGATAAATGCAGTGAAACAACGGATCAATCTGCCATCTGGTTCTGCTCAATATGCCAGGATCTTTTTGGCGATGGCAAAGATCTTCGTGGCCAAGGCTTCGATACTTTCACCAGCCATCTCTCTTCCGAAGGACATGTAGTTACG aGGACGGAGTACCTGCCTTTCGAGGATCATTTACCCTTGCCGAGATTCAGGGACGAGGATGAGAATCCCCCCACCATTGTGAGATGGCAACCAGAG AAGGCTACTCCGGAGGAGGCTGAGGCTGTAACATcggtcttttgggacatcaatTTGTTTCCGCTTCCCCCTGGCTTTGATGCTCGTCTGGTCCGTCCGTCCATCAATCGGTTGTTGGAATCTCATGGCTACTCTGCTCCTCCCATCATCTACGCCGTTGGCTTATTAACAAACGTCCATGATGACATCCTTCAAGCTCTCTCTTCCGCTCGAATCACTCTTTATTATGCCCCACACG GTTCCACAGACATCAAGTCGCTTATGTCTCGCTGGATTTCTACGAATCCACCCCCGGCTAATATTTTGGGCATATGCGATCCGAGAGGCTTCCCTCTACCTCCGAGTGGATACAACATTTTCCGGCCGTTTTCCTATTCTTCTCCTAAACAAGACTCCGTCCTCTGGGGAAGCTCTCTTCTGGCAGCAG ATTCAGGGGCTCTTGAAGAGGATACGTGCAGTGAAACGGATGACTCTGCTAGCTGGTATTGCTTAATATGCAATCATATTGGTGGCCAAGGCTTCAAAAGTTTCACCAGGCATGTCTCTAGTCGAAGCCATTCAGAAAATCGTTCACATCAG GGAAAGTCTTCTAAGAAAAGGAGGACGTga
- the LOC104792829 gene encoding NAD-dependent malic enzyme 2, mitochondrial-like, producing MLDVGTYYETLLQNDLYLGEEHLEILDEFGESVVQGNAGASGRLLGTVIAQGRLLSEFVNQKIVVVGAGSVWLGVSKMALHAVARMALAGIREIDATETVLI from the exons ATGTTGGATGTGGGCACATACTATGAAACGCTCCTACAGAACGATCTCT ATTTAGGAGAAGAACACCTTGAGATTCTTGATGAATTTGGTGAATCCGTTGTACAG GGAAATGCTGGTGCATCGGGTCGATTACTGGGAACTGTAATAGCTCAAGGTCGCCTTTTGTCGGAATTTGTGAACCAGAAGATTGTTGTTGTGGGAGCTGGAAG TGTCTGGCTCGGTGTTTCTAAGATGGCACTACATGCAGTTGCAAGAATGGCCCTGGCAGGCATCCGTGAGATTGATGCAACCGAAACTGTTCTAATAT GA